A stretch of the Oncorhynchus clarkii lewisi isolate Uvic-CL-2024 chromosome 9, UVic_Ocla_1.0, whole genome shotgun sequence genome encodes the following:
- the LOC139416610 gene encoding pleckstrin homology domain-containing family G member 4B-like isoform X1 has product MNPESLDRSIQNTLSDLYPPFEATAPTVLSQLFQVIEECYQGDALKCLLDFLITAKHILESVQQAACAQYSDVVFRCEGWPLCLHEKVVIQLASINPLLLRPGDFYLQVTPFSEQSARIVVRSLLGEEEGQGREVEETPIPETSYPCIFTEDWLGELNHGRHGTLLSHCILSTDQGMVKVPWAQVALPEFVDKPRTMALSSPNPAATQQEKVARPVPSLALPPPASGYSVETRISPAKHGIAVSLCLVDSNCSRLVKVDQDRHVAKPIGWVSPNTWDSRSNNTSEVEGEYIDLVEFTKQKEALLSGAHSHTHPRAPIFRPVTLNRPGVPSAPALPPPPALAPAPHRPLREPLHCGRTVRFPEDPPCTPCMRRRMGQVSKAQEIRCRYRESYHSALQNPVTFERDNRLNTLAVLEESSLCEGRLGPEGKESCPGPSQQCYYPDPGHHNQTPPVSTVPCWKSGESNTISSGILQGLNDTIEDDGRCPSSLSTTIVDISEKCEVVIQGRKSRDIDFNTKMIPSLHVVKCKNTTAFGLVSPKMNRRRLPNQDVSQAGQPFIPVTNGHQTPPLEITQQPLGHYAVPSSKVLLPASAEHSTHHLQMGVACLTGGRDRTGRLVVEVHGDKEGWRSPLVSSLELSKLLLYLHSVIKRELRELGMTLVIDARKTPPPPQFNKALLVVQEQIPHAIHSVLILVEKESCHRIEKCPRLQIAVVTSLKGLHKLVEGSQLTSGLEGTLPYNHIDWLQLHQKLHPFMSDLQEASGLLLTAIRKLEEDRKIDTVQDVQRCILEQRTLMKDVLEDRRLVVLQREGGAMLARLRRESDLRYSHCEDYSDAVDSVTCMYNHVEEQAHVLVHRSNMSLEHLEYLLQLREMEGHFSKIREWFDAEGERRLLEAESVEDSRKRVEQTLHSFSAFLTKANEQKHTAMALVTEAEKIQGPSPYPETEVFRTMVCTFKSGLADFLSRAERCCSELETMVTVCNFCEQATELAKDCRQYLDQVVRRPETDDVSTLQMYQESFVQFSPELFQEVKGQACALRGSRGMRVWNVAWLKCQEVRQQLEERLQDVERALRNTGPWHEQLRAGEDEALVHTVTHHDGALVLPRPGPPHWYNPPSGSMMGRYHGALESRNNSVTCCNINFKPENNRPYKRSKTTTVPASPHIRSIRRAEREPSGREACRGRSTEAATLADLHTVGCEWFPWQRGGLGRSMSEDSCATATSSQSESCVQTPSCSHGKPSCRILQAAQKFQISRHGSFCSEESCSVREGAERTSSRNTSPSVRRCEGTTSLASSEEKAGNIIKLQRIMAELLLTEREYVRSLGYILTHYLPLLERPDVPQDLRGKRGVIFGNLEKLYDFHGHFFLRELDACQTEPLQVARCFLRHRDSLGLYALYSKNKPQSDALILHHRPDIFKRKQQELGDHMDLSSYLLRPIQRISKYSLLLQDMLGMCGPQRDREELQAAAEVVRFQMRHGNDLLTMDAIQDCDVNLKEQGQLIRQDEFIVFFRKKKCSRRIFLFQDLILFSKTKKTNVGNDVYIYKQSFKTSDIGMTHNSGESGFCFEIWFRRRKFQDTYTLKADRAEVKRAWTRDLEQILWEQAAYSRELRIQERVFMGTGRNPFMDIQPNEAAICDRATNCVLLGRAPVPSFPQTDLECLRPNSIGSGSSASTSCSHSSSSSGRGSLPPVGYPGNQIQGGETNHIVYSSPETVTEDNPNNHHNHQKQNLHLLMDSMESSGESGSVFSSSECSCLSAIGGEVEDSSSVLSQSSQSRVTQRTAAPNLRKNSSPATTRKKPSIAPKPPVLAAPQSLQKGKKMFAIGKSTEV; this is encoded by the exons AACCCTGAGTCTCTGGACAGGTCCATCCAGAACACCCTCTCAGACCTCTACCCTCCCTTCGAGGCCACAGCCCCCACTGTCCTGAGCCAGCTCTTCCAGGTCATAGAGGAATGTTACCAAGGAGACGCACTCAAGTGTCTGCTGGACTTCCTCATTACAGCCAAACACATCCTTGAGAGTGTTCAGCAGGCTGCCTGT GCCCAGTACTCTGATGTGGTGTTCCGCTGTGAGGGCTGGCCTCTGTGTCTGCATGAGAAGGTGGTGATCCAGCTTGCCTCCATCAACCCCCTATTGCTGCGCCCAGGGGACTTCTACCTGCAGGTGACACCCTTTTCTGAACAGTCCGCCCGCATTgtggtccggagcctgctgggggaggaggagggacagggtcGGGAGGTAGAGGAGACACCCATCCCTGAGACCTCCTACCCCTGCATCTTCACTGAGGACTGGCTGGGGGAGCTCAACCATGGCCGCCATGGCACCCTTCTCAGCCACTGTATCCTCTCCACAGACCAGGGCATGGTGAAGGTGCCATGGGCACAGGTGGCTCTACCTGAGTTTGTGGATAAACCCAGAACTATGGCCTTGTCATCTCCTAACCCTGCTGCTACTCAACAGGAGAAAGTGGCAAGGCCAGTGCCCTCGTTGGCGCTGCCTCCGCCTGCCTCTGGGTACTCTGTGGAGACTAGGATCTCTCCTGCTAAACATGGCATTGCGGTGTCGCTGTGTCTGGTGGACAGTAACTGCTCCAGGCTGGTTAAGGTGGATCAGGATAGGCATGTGGCTAAGCCCATCGGCTGGGTGTCTCCCAACACATGGGACAGCCGCAGCAACAACACCTCTGAAGTTGAGGGGGAATACATAGACTTGGTGGAGTTCACTAAGCAGAAAGAAGCGTTGCTCAGTGGggctcacagtcacacacaccccAGAGCACCCATATTTAGGCCTGTTACCCTCAACAGGCCTGGTGTTCCTTCGGCTCCAGCCCTGCCCCCGCCCCCGGCCTTGGCTCCTGCCCCCCACCGGCCCCTCAGGGAACCGTTACACTGTGGCCGGACCGTCCGATTCCCCGAAGACCCCCCCTGCACCCCTTGCATGAGGAGGAGAATGGGCCAGGTGTCCAAAGCACAGGAGATCAGGTGCCGGTACAGAGAGTCTTACCATTCAGCACTGCAGAACCCTGTTACCTTTGAGAGAGACAATAGACTGAATACACTGGCGGTTCTGGAGGAGTCTAGTCTATGTGAGGGGAGACTGGGACCAGAGGGTAAAGAATCATGTCCTGGTCCCTCCCAGCAGTGCTACTATCCAGACCCAGGTCACCATAACCAGACTCCCCCTGTTAGCACGGTTCCCTGTTGGAAGTCTGGAGAAAGTAACACTATATCCAGTGGAATTTTACAAGGCCTGAATGACACCATAGAGGATGATGGGAGATGTCCCTCCTCTCTGTCGACCACTATTGTGGACATATCAGAGAAGTGTGAAGTTGTGATACAAGGAAGAAAAAGTAGggacattgacttcaatacaaagaTGATTCCCAGCTTACATGTAGTGAAATGTAAAAACACGACAGCTTTTGGACTGGTTTCCCCAAAGATGAACAGGCGGAGACTGCCCAACCAAG ATGTCTCCCAGGCTGGCCAACCCTTCATACCTGTTACAAACGGACACCAGACCCCTCCACTTGAAATTACCCAGCAGCCCCTGGGTCACTATGCTGTGCCCAGTTCTAAGGTCCTGTTACCAGCCTCAGCAGAACACAGCACTCACCATCTCCAGATGGGAGTCGCATGTCTAACTG GTGGCAGAGACAGGACAGGTCGGTTGGTGGTTGAGGTGCACGGAGACAAGGAAGGATGGAGATCTCCTTTAGTGTCAAGTCTGGAACTCAGCAAACTTCTGCTCTACCTCCACTCTGTAATCAA GCGAGAACTAAGAGAACTTGGAATGACACTAGTTATTGATGCTCGGAagactccacctccaccacaGTTCAATAAGGCCTTGTTGGTGGTTCAG GAGCAGATTCCCCATGCAATACACAGTGTCTTGATCCTAGTGGAGAAGGAGAGCTGCCATCGCATAGAGAAATGTCCTAGACTACAG ATTGCTGTGGTGACCTCACTGAAGGGGTTGCACAAGCTGGTGGAGGGGAGTCAGCTGACCTCAGGCCTAGAGGGCACCCTTCCCTACAACCACATTGACTGGCTGCAGCTCCATCAG AAACTTCATCCCTTTATGTCAGATCTCCAGGAGGCCTCAGGTTTGCTACTAACAGCCATCAGGAAACTAGAGGAAGACCGTAAGATTGACACAGTGCAG GATGTACAGAGGTGTATTCTAGAACAGAGAACTCTGATGAAGGATGTTCTGGAGGACAGACGGTTGGTCGTTTTGCAAAGGGAGGGAGGAGCCATGCTGGCTAGACTGAGAAGGGAGAGTGACCTCAGATACTCTCACTGTGAGGATTACAG TGATGCAGTGGATTCTGTGACCTGCATGTACAACCATGTAGAGGAGCAGGCCCATGTGCTGGTGCACAGATCCAACATGTCCCTGGAGCACCTTGAATACCTGCTCCAACTCAGAGAAATGGAGGGCCATTTCTCTAAG ATCAGGGAATGGTTTGATGCAGAAGGGGAACGGCGGTTGTTGGAGGCAGAATCCGTGGAGGACTCTAGAAAAAGAGTGGAGCAGACTCTCCATAGTTTCAGTGCATTCCTCACTAAAGCCAAT GAGCAGAAGCACACGGCTATGGCCCTGGTGACGGAGGCAGAGAAGATCCAGGGCCCATCCCCATACCCTGAGACTGAGGTGTTCAGGACCATGGTCTGCACCTTCAAATCTGGCCTGGCTGACTTCCTTTCCCGGGCAGAGAGGTGCTGTAGTGAGCTGGAGACTATGGTCACTGTGTGCAACTTCTGTGAGCAG GCTACTGAGCTGGCCAAAGACTGCAGACAATACCTGGACCAGGTTGTCAGACGCCCAGAGACGGATGATGTCTCTACACTCCAGATGTACCAGGAGAGCTTTGTCCAGTTCTCCCCAGAGCTCTTCCAGGAGGTGAAGGGCCAGGCGTGTGCTTTGAGGGGCTCCAGGGGCATGCGGGTGTGGAACGTAGCGTGGCTAAAGTGTCAGGAGGTTAGGCAGCAGCTAGAGGAGAGACTACAGGATGTGGAGAGGGCCTTGCGGAACACAGGCCCCTGGCATGAACAACTTAGAGCTGGTGAGGATGAGGCCTTGGTTCATACAGTGACTCATCATGATGGAGCTCTGGTACTGCCCAGACCTGGTCCACCACACTGGTACAATCCCCCATCAGGCTCTATGATGGGAAGGTATCACGGGGCCTTGGAGAGCAGGAACAACTCTGTGACCTGCTGTAATATAAACTTCAAGCCTGAGAATAACAGACCTTATAAACGGTCAAAGACCACCACAGTGCCGGCCTCTCCCCATATCAGATCCAttaggagagcggagagagagccCAGTGGGAGAGAGGCCTGCCGAGGGAGGAGCACAGAGGCCGCCACCCTTGCCGACTTGCACACTGTGGGCTGTGAGTGGTTCCCGTGGCAACGTGGGGGCCTGGGCCGGTCCATGAGCGAGGACTCGTGTGCGACCGCCACGTCCAGTCAGTCTGAGTCTTGCGTCCAGACGCCTTCCTGCTCCCACGGGAAACCCTCCTGTCGGATCCTGCAGGCCGCTCAGAAGTTCCAGATCTCACGGCATGGCAGCTTCTGCTCAGAAGAATCCTGTAGTGTccgagagggggcagagaggacCTCTTCAAGGAATACTAGCCCATCAGTGAGGAGGTGTGAGGGAACAACATCATTGGCAAGTTCAGAGGAGAAGGCTGGCAATATTAT AAAGCTGCAGCGGATCATGGCGGAGCTACTGTTAACAGAGAGGGAGTATGTGCGCTCCCTGGGTTACATCCTGACTCATTACCTCCCCCTGCTGGAGAGGCCTGACGTGCCACAAGACCTGCGGGGCAAACGTGGAGTCATCTTTGGGAACCTGGAAAAGCTGTATGACTTCCACGGCCATTTCTTCCTCAGAGAGCTGGATGCCTGTCAGACAGAGCCTTTACAAGTGGCTCGCTGCTTCCTGAGACAC AGAGACAGTTTAGGCCTCTATGCTCTCTACAGCAAGAACAAGCCTCAATCGGATGCCTTAATCCTTCACCATCGCCCTGACATCTTCAAG AGGAAGCAGCAGGAGCTGGGGGATCATATGGACCTGTCCTCCTACCTGCTGAGGCCCATCCAGAGGATCAGTAAGTACAGCCTGCTTCTGCAGGACATGCTGGGGATGTGTGGGcctcagagagacagggaagagctCCAGGCTGCAGCCGAAGTGGTCCGCTTTCAGATGCGTCATGGCAACGACCTCCTCACCATGGACGCCATCCAGGACTGTGAC GTGAATCTGAAGGAGCAGGGCCAGCTGATTCGCCAGGATGAGTTCATCGTGTTCTTCAGAAAGAAGAAATGCTCCCGCCGTATTTTCCTCTTCCAGGATCTCATCCTCTTCAGCAAGACCAAGAAGACCAATGTGGGCAATGATGTGTACATCTACAAACAGTCTTTCAAG ACATCTGATATCGGGATGACACATAACTCTGGAGAGAGTGGTTTCTGTTTTGAGATCTGGTTCCGGCGGAGGAAGTTCCAGGACACTTACACTCTGAAGGCTGACAGGGCGGAGGTGAAAAGGGCCTGGACCAGAGACCTGGAGCAGATCCTCTGGGAACAAGCTGCCTACAGCAGAG AACTGAGGATACAGGAGAGAGTGTTCATGGGCACGGGGAGGAACCCTTTCATGGACATACAGCCTAACGAGGCAGCCATCTGTGACAGGGCCACCAACTGTGTCCTGCTAGGAAGAG CTCCTGTGCCGTCTTTTCCACAAACAGATCTTGAATGTCTCCGGCCCAACTCCATTGGTTCAGGCAGTAGTGCCTCTACCTCCTGCAGccactcatcttcctcctctggaCGAGGTTCTTTACCTCCTGTAGGTTACCCTGGTAACCAGATACAAGGTGGGGAAACCAATCACATTGTCTATTCCTCCCCGGAGACTGTGACTGAAGATAACCCCAATAACCATCACAATCACCAGAAACAAAACCTTCATCTTCTCA TGGACAGCATGGAGTCGTCAGGTGAGAGTGGCAGTGTGTTCAGCAGCTCGGAGTGCAGCTGCCTCTCTGCCattggtggagaggtggaggactCGTCATCTGTCCTGTCCCAGAGCTCCCAGTCCCGTGTCACCCAGAGAACAGCAGCACCCAATCTCAGGAAGAACAGCTCCCCTGCTACGACCAGGAAGAAGCCCTCCATTGCTCCCAAACCACCAGTGCTGGCTGCTCCTCAGAGCCTGCAAAAG GGCAAAAAAATGTTTGCTATAGGAAAATCAACAGAAGTTTAA
- the LOC139416610 gene encoding pleckstrin homology domain-containing family G member 4B-like isoform X2, with amino-acid sequence MNPESLDRSIQNTLSDLYPPFEATAPTVLSQLFQVIEECYQGDALKCLLDFLITAKHILESVQQAACAQYSDVVFRCEGWPLCLHEKVVIQLASINPLLLRPGDFYLQVTPFSEQSARIVVRSLLGEEEGQGREVEETPIPETSYPCIFTEDWLGELNHGRHGTLLSHCILSTDQGMVKVPWAQVALPEFVDKPRTMALSSPNPAATQQEKVARPVPSLALPPPASGYSVETRISPAKHGIAVSLCLVDSNCSRLVKVDQDRHVAKPIGWVSPNTWDSRSNNTSEVEGEYIDLVEFTKQKEALLSGAHSHTHPRAPIFRPVTLNRPGVPSAPALPPPPALAPAPHRPLREPLHCGRTVRFPEDPPCTPCMRRRMGQVSKAQEIRCRYRESYHSALQNPVTFERDNRLNTLAVLEESSLCEGRLGPEGKESCPGPSQQCYYPDPGHHNQTPPVSTVPCWKSGESNTISSGILQGLNDTIEDDGRCPSSLSTTIVDISEKCEVVIQGRKSRDIDFNTKMIPSLHVVKCKNTTAFGLVSPKMNRRRLPNQDVSQAGQPFIPVTNGHQTPPLEITQQPLGHYAVPSSKVLLPASAEHSTHHLQMGVACLTGGRDRTGRLVVEVHGDKEGWRSPLVSSLELSKLLLYLHSVIKRELRELGMTLVIDARKTPPPPQFNKALLVVQEQIPHAIHSVLILVEKESCHRIEKCPRLQIAVVTSLKGLHKLVEGSQLTSGLEGTLPYNHIDWLQLHQKLHPFMSDLQEASGLLLTAIRKLEEDRKIDTVQDVQRCILEQRTLMKDVLEDRRLVVLQREGGAMLARLRRESDLRYSHCEDYSDAVDSVTCMYNHVEEQAHVLVHRSNMSLEHLEYLLQLREMEGHFSKIREWFDAEGERRLLEAESVEDSRKRVEQTLHSFSAFLTKANEQKHTAMALVTEAEKIQGPSPYPETEVFRTMVCTFKSGLADFLSRAERCCSELETMVTVCNFCEQATELAKDCRQYLDQVVRRPETDDVSTLQMYQESFVQFSPELFQEVKGQACALRGSRGMRVWNVAWLKCQEVRQQLEERLQDVERALRNTGPWHEQLRAGEDEALVHTVTHHDGALVLPRPGPPHWYNPPSGSMMGRYHGALESRNNSVTCCNINFKPENNRPYKRSKTTTVPASPHIRSIRRAEREPSGREACRGRSTEAATLADLHTVGCEWFPWQRGGLGRSMSEDSCATATSSQSESCVQTPSCSHGKPSCRILQAAQKFQISRHGSFCSEESCSVREGAERTSSRNTSPSVRRCEGTTSLASSEEKAGNIIKLQRIMAELLLTEREYVRSLGYILTHYLPLLERPDVPQDLRGKRGVIFGNLEKLYDFHGHFFLRELDACQTEPLQVARCFLRHRDSLGLYALYSKNKPQSDALILHHRPDIFKRKQQELGDHMDLSSYLLRPIQRISKYSLLLQDMLGMCGPQRDREELQAAAEVVRFQMRHGNDLLTMDAIQDCDVNLKEQGQLIRQDEFIVFFRKKKCSRRIFLFQDLILFSKTKKTNVGNDVYIYKQSFKTSDIGMTHNSGESGFCFEIWFRRRKFQDTYTLKADRAEVKRAWTRDLEQILWEQAAYSRELRIQERVFMGTGRNPFMDIQPNEAAICDRATNCVLLGRDLECLRPNSIGSGSSASTSCSHSSSSSGRGSLPPVGYPGNQIQGGETNHIVYSSPETVTEDNPNNHHNHQKQNLHLLMDSMESSGESGSVFSSSECSCLSAIGGEVEDSSSVLSQSSQSRVTQRTAAPNLRKNSSPATTRKKPSIAPKPPVLAAPQSLQKGKKMFAIGKSTEV; translated from the exons AACCCTGAGTCTCTGGACAGGTCCATCCAGAACACCCTCTCAGACCTCTACCCTCCCTTCGAGGCCACAGCCCCCACTGTCCTGAGCCAGCTCTTCCAGGTCATAGAGGAATGTTACCAAGGAGACGCACTCAAGTGTCTGCTGGACTTCCTCATTACAGCCAAACACATCCTTGAGAGTGTTCAGCAGGCTGCCTGT GCCCAGTACTCTGATGTGGTGTTCCGCTGTGAGGGCTGGCCTCTGTGTCTGCATGAGAAGGTGGTGATCCAGCTTGCCTCCATCAACCCCCTATTGCTGCGCCCAGGGGACTTCTACCTGCAGGTGACACCCTTTTCTGAACAGTCCGCCCGCATTgtggtccggagcctgctgggggaggaggagggacagggtcGGGAGGTAGAGGAGACACCCATCCCTGAGACCTCCTACCCCTGCATCTTCACTGAGGACTGGCTGGGGGAGCTCAACCATGGCCGCCATGGCACCCTTCTCAGCCACTGTATCCTCTCCACAGACCAGGGCATGGTGAAGGTGCCATGGGCACAGGTGGCTCTACCTGAGTTTGTGGATAAACCCAGAACTATGGCCTTGTCATCTCCTAACCCTGCTGCTACTCAACAGGAGAAAGTGGCAAGGCCAGTGCCCTCGTTGGCGCTGCCTCCGCCTGCCTCTGGGTACTCTGTGGAGACTAGGATCTCTCCTGCTAAACATGGCATTGCGGTGTCGCTGTGTCTGGTGGACAGTAACTGCTCCAGGCTGGTTAAGGTGGATCAGGATAGGCATGTGGCTAAGCCCATCGGCTGGGTGTCTCCCAACACATGGGACAGCCGCAGCAACAACACCTCTGAAGTTGAGGGGGAATACATAGACTTGGTGGAGTTCACTAAGCAGAAAGAAGCGTTGCTCAGTGGggctcacagtcacacacaccccAGAGCACCCATATTTAGGCCTGTTACCCTCAACAGGCCTGGTGTTCCTTCGGCTCCAGCCCTGCCCCCGCCCCCGGCCTTGGCTCCTGCCCCCCACCGGCCCCTCAGGGAACCGTTACACTGTGGCCGGACCGTCCGATTCCCCGAAGACCCCCCCTGCACCCCTTGCATGAGGAGGAGAATGGGCCAGGTGTCCAAAGCACAGGAGATCAGGTGCCGGTACAGAGAGTCTTACCATTCAGCACTGCAGAACCCTGTTACCTTTGAGAGAGACAATAGACTGAATACACTGGCGGTTCTGGAGGAGTCTAGTCTATGTGAGGGGAGACTGGGACCAGAGGGTAAAGAATCATGTCCTGGTCCCTCCCAGCAGTGCTACTATCCAGACCCAGGTCACCATAACCAGACTCCCCCTGTTAGCACGGTTCCCTGTTGGAAGTCTGGAGAAAGTAACACTATATCCAGTGGAATTTTACAAGGCCTGAATGACACCATAGAGGATGATGGGAGATGTCCCTCCTCTCTGTCGACCACTATTGTGGACATATCAGAGAAGTGTGAAGTTGTGATACAAGGAAGAAAAAGTAGggacattgacttcaatacaaagaTGATTCCCAGCTTACATGTAGTGAAATGTAAAAACACGACAGCTTTTGGACTGGTTTCCCCAAAGATGAACAGGCGGAGACTGCCCAACCAAG ATGTCTCCCAGGCTGGCCAACCCTTCATACCTGTTACAAACGGACACCAGACCCCTCCACTTGAAATTACCCAGCAGCCCCTGGGTCACTATGCTGTGCCCAGTTCTAAGGTCCTGTTACCAGCCTCAGCAGAACACAGCACTCACCATCTCCAGATGGGAGTCGCATGTCTAACTG GTGGCAGAGACAGGACAGGTCGGTTGGTGGTTGAGGTGCACGGAGACAAGGAAGGATGGAGATCTCCTTTAGTGTCAAGTCTGGAACTCAGCAAACTTCTGCTCTACCTCCACTCTGTAATCAA GCGAGAACTAAGAGAACTTGGAATGACACTAGTTATTGATGCTCGGAagactccacctccaccacaGTTCAATAAGGCCTTGTTGGTGGTTCAG GAGCAGATTCCCCATGCAATACACAGTGTCTTGATCCTAGTGGAGAAGGAGAGCTGCCATCGCATAGAGAAATGTCCTAGACTACAG ATTGCTGTGGTGACCTCACTGAAGGGGTTGCACAAGCTGGTGGAGGGGAGTCAGCTGACCTCAGGCCTAGAGGGCACCCTTCCCTACAACCACATTGACTGGCTGCAGCTCCATCAG AAACTTCATCCCTTTATGTCAGATCTCCAGGAGGCCTCAGGTTTGCTACTAACAGCCATCAGGAAACTAGAGGAAGACCGTAAGATTGACACAGTGCAG GATGTACAGAGGTGTATTCTAGAACAGAGAACTCTGATGAAGGATGTTCTGGAGGACAGACGGTTGGTCGTTTTGCAAAGGGAGGGAGGAGCCATGCTGGCTAGACTGAGAAGGGAGAGTGACCTCAGATACTCTCACTGTGAGGATTACAG TGATGCAGTGGATTCTGTGACCTGCATGTACAACCATGTAGAGGAGCAGGCCCATGTGCTGGTGCACAGATCCAACATGTCCCTGGAGCACCTTGAATACCTGCTCCAACTCAGAGAAATGGAGGGCCATTTCTCTAAG ATCAGGGAATGGTTTGATGCAGAAGGGGAACGGCGGTTGTTGGAGGCAGAATCCGTGGAGGACTCTAGAAAAAGAGTGGAGCAGACTCTCCATAGTTTCAGTGCATTCCTCACTAAAGCCAAT GAGCAGAAGCACACGGCTATGGCCCTGGTGACGGAGGCAGAGAAGATCCAGGGCCCATCCCCATACCCTGAGACTGAGGTGTTCAGGACCATGGTCTGCACCTTCAAATCTGGCCTGGCTGACTTCCTTTCCCGGGCAGAGAGGTGCTGTAGTGAGCTGGAGACTATGGTCACTGTGTGCAACTTCTGTGAGCAG GCTACTGAGCTGGCCAAAGACTGCAGACAATACCTGGACCAGGTTGTCAGACGCCCAGAGACGGATGATGTCTCTACACTCCAGATGTACCAGGAGAGCTTTGTCCAGTTCTCCCCAGAGCTCTTCCAGGAGGTGAAGGGCCAGGCGTGTGCTTTGAGGGGCTCCAGGGGCATGCGGGTGTGGAACGTAGCGTGGCTAAAGTGTCAGGAGGTTAGGCAGCAGCTAGAGGAGAGACTACAGGATGTGGAGAGGGCCTTGCGGAACACAGGCCCCTGGCATGAACAACTTAGAGCTGGTGAGGATGAGGCCTTGGTTCATACAGTGACTCATCATGATGGAGCTCTGGTACTGCCCAGACCTGGTCCACCACACTGGTACAATCCCCCATCAGGCTCTATGATGGGAAGGTATCACGGGGCCTTGGAGAGCAGGAACAACTCTGTGACCTGCTGTAATATAAACTTCAAGCCTGAGAATAACAGACCTTATAAACGGTCAAAGACCACCACAGTGCCGGCCTCTCCCCATATCAGATCCAttaggagagcggagagagagccCAGTGGGAGAGAGGCCTGCCGAGGGAGGAGCACAGAGGCCGCCACCCTTGCCGACTTGCACACTGTGGGCTGTGAGTGGTTCCCGTGGCAACGTGGGGGCCTGGGCCGGTCCATGAGCGAGGACTCGTGTGCGACCGCCACGTCCAGTCAGTCTGAGTCTTGCGTCCAGACGCCTTCCTGCTCCCACGGGAAACCCTCCTGTCGGATCCTGCAGGCCGCTCAGAAGTTCCAGATCTCACGGCATGGCAGCTTCTGCTCAGAAGAATCCTGTAGTGTccgagagggggcagagaggacCTCTTCAAGGAATACTAGCCCATCAGTGAGGAGGTGTGAGGGAACAACATCATTGGCAAGTTCAGAGGAGAAGGCTGGCAATATTAT AAAGCTGCAGCGGATCATGGCGGAGCTACTGTTAACAGAGAGGGAGTATGTGCGCTCCCTGGGTTACATCCTGACTCATTACCTCCCCCTGCTGGAGAGGCCTGACGTGCCACAAGACCTGCGGGGCAAACGTGGAGTCATCTTTGGGAACCTGGAAAAGCTGTATGACTTCCACGGCCATTTCTTCCTCAGAGAGCTGGATGCCTGTCAGACAGAGCCTTTACAAGTGGCTCGCTGCTTCCTGAGACAC AGAGACAGTTTAGGCCTCTATGCTCTCTACAGCAAGAACAAGCCTCAATCGGATGCCTTAATCCTTCACCATCGCCCTGACATCTTCAAG AGGAAGCAGCAGGAGCTGGGGGATCATATGGACCTGTCCTCCTACCTGCTGAGGCCCATCCAGAGGATCAGTAAGTACAGCCTGCTTCTGCAGGACATGCTGGGGATGTGTGGGcctcagagagacagggaagagctCCAGGCTGCAGCCGAAGTGGTCCGCTTTCAGATGCGTCATGGCAACGACCTCCTCACCATGGACGCCATCCAGGACTGTGAC GTGAATCTGAAGGAGCAGGGCCAGCTGATTCGCCAGGATGAGTTCATCGTGTTCTTCAGAAAGAAGAAATGCTCCCGCCGTATTTTCCTCTTCCAGGATCTCATCCTCTTCAGCAAGACCAAGAAGACCAATGTGGGCAATGATGTGTACATCTACAAACAGTCTTTCAAG ACATCTGATATCGGGATGACACATAACTCTGGAGAGAGTGGTTTCTGTTTTGAGATCTGGTTCCGGCGGAGGAAGTTCCAGGACACTTACACTCTGAAGGCTGACAGGGCGGAGGTGAAAAGGGCCTGGACCAGAGACCTGGAGCAGATCCTCTGGGAACAAGCTGCCTACAGCAGAG AACTGAGGATACAGGAGAGAGTGTTCATGGGCACGGGGAGGAACCCTTTCATGGACATACAGCCTAACGAGGCAGCCATCTGTGACAGGGCCACCAACTGTGTCCTGCTAGGAAGAG ATCTTGAATGTCTCCGGCCCAACTCCATTGGTTCAGGCAGTAGTGCCTCTACCTCCTGCAGccactcatcttcctcctctggaCGAGGTTCTTTACCTCCTGTAGGTTACCCTGGTAACCAGATACAAGGTGGGGAAACCAATCACATTGTCTATTCCTCCCCGGAGACTGTGACTGAAGATAACCCCAATAACCATCACAATCACCAGAAACAAAACCTTCATCTTCTCA TGGACAGCATGGAGTCGTCAGGTGAGAGTGGCAGTGTGTTCAGCAGCTCGGAGTGCAGCTGCCTCTCTGCCattggtggagaggtggaggactCGTCATCTGTCCTGTCCCAGAGCTCCCAGTCCCGTGTCACCCAGAGAACAGCAGCACCCAATCTCAGGAAGAACAGCTCCCCTGCTACGACCAGGAAGAAGCCCTCCATTGCTCCCAAACCACCAGTGCTGGCTGCTCCTCAGAGCCTGCAAAAG GGCAAAAAAATGTTTGCTATAGGAAAATCAACAGAAGTTTAA